The DNA region TGTGCATTGGTTCTCCTCCCTTTGTCTCGTTCCGCATGTTCAGCGCCGATGCGTTCAAGCAATTCGCTAGCTGGTTCCACGCACGGATTTTGAGCACGCCATTCAACCGTAAGCTTGCCTTCAATGGCTTCATGCAAAATCTGTTGGCGCAGTTTTTTCAAAAGGAATTGTTGATGGGTGAGTTCTGCTTTTAGTTCACATTCTTCAATAACAATCGACTTAAATTTCTCAACAATTTCAAGCTGCCTCCCGATAGATGGCAAAGGAATTTCAATACCCTGTATTTTTTTGACAGATAACGCCACATTAGCAGCACCACTCATCAGTGGAACCAGAACACGGTCTTTCAATTGTGACAAATACAAATGAAGGAACTGAATATCCAACTTGCTTTCATCTTTGCTGGTCAGTGCTACCAAAATGGAACCCAGTGCGAATTTCCCTTCTTGATAATGCACATTCTTTAGGCTTGCATGGCCGTGACCCGTTGAAGATACAAGAGGAATACAGACGGCCTTAGTATCAAACTGATAGGTGTTGCTGGTTTTTCGTTCCGCGCCGGTAGTTACCAGAGGGTATTCGCCTGGTTCCGCCTTGGCCAATCCTGTCGAACCTTTTTCAAAATCGCACAGGGCATTGAGCTTTACAAGCTTCACTACACGAGCTCCCTACGGAGTTGATCCAGCAATTGATCACCATTGGCAAAAGATTGATGCAGGAGGTCGAGCAATTCAGTGCTGCTATATTGCTTATCTTCTTTAGCGCGGTGCGGGTTATTAATGTCGAGGTTGTAGCCGTCTGCCTTGATGGTGTCGATATTCACCTGCCAAGCCTGCTCGTTCACTTCCCGGTTGATCCACCAAGCCTTCAGGGCATCGAACTCGGCCAGCTCGATCGGCTTGGTTTTGGAGTAAGCCTTGTAGCCTTCTGGTAACTTGTGTTCATAAAACCAAATGTTTTTTGTCGGCTCGCCTTTGGTAAAAAACAGTAGGTTGGTGGCCACAGAGGCGTAGGGCTGAAACACGGAGTTGGGCAGGCGCACGATGGTGTGCAGATTGCAGTCTTCCAGCAACTTCTGGCGAATTCGCTGCTTCACGCCATCGCCGGTAAGGGAACCATCAGGAAGCACAATAGCGGCACGGCCTCCGTTGTTGAGAAGGTGAATCATCAGGATCAAAAACAGATCCGCCGATTCCTTGGTGCGGTAGGTCTGCGGGAAGTTGTTTTCGTTATTGTTGGAAACCACGCCACCAAAAGGCGGGTTGGCGATAATCACCTCCACCCGATCCTTACGGGTGTACTCGCTCAAAGGCCTTTGCAGGGAGTCGCCAAACTGAATATTGGGCGTAACAATGTCATGCAAAATCAGGTTGGTATTGGCCAAAATATAGGGTAACGGTTTGTACTCCCAACCACGGACGTTGTTACCAATGGCTTCGCTCTCAGCAACATTGCTGGCAGTGGCTTTTAGATGCTCGATCACGGCGGTCAAAAAGCCGCCGGTGCCGCATGCAGGGTCGAGTACGGTATCGCCGTGCGCGGGATTCACCATCTCGGTCATAAACTGGGTAATAGCTCGGGGGGTGTAGAACTCCCCCAACGTACCGGCGCTTTGAAGCTCGCTCAAAAATGTCTCGTAAATTTGGCCGAATAGATGCAGATCTTTGCTGTTGTTGAAGTCGATTTCGTTCAGCTTGTTGATGACTTGGCGTAAGTGAATGCCGGATTTCATATAGTTGTAGTTGTTGGCGAAGACTTCATGCACCAGTACCGCGCGGCGCTTAGCGTTGGATAGGTCAATTTCCGACAGTGTAGGGAAGAGTTTGCGGTCGACAAACTTTAACAACTCGTCGCCGGTCATGCCTTCGTCATTGCCTGCCCATTGGTCCCAGTGCAAGTCGGCGGGAATGGGTGATATATAGTTATCGTCCATCAGCTCAAGCTCTTTGTCTTTATCGCTGAAGATTTTCAGAAACAACATCCAGCCCAGTTGCAAAATACGCAGCTCATCGCTGCCGGTGCCGGTATCTTGCCGCATGATTTTACGGGCAGACTTTACTATGCCTGATACATTTGCCATTGTTTTACTGCTCTCGTGTTAGCGATTCAAGCCACTTGATAAAGGGCTTGTTCGAGCTGAGTTAATGCTTGTAAGTAATTCTGCTTGCCGCCAAATAAATTTATGATTTCGGTTGGGGTGCCGAACCGGTCGAATGGATTGATCTTTAGCACCTTGATGTCCTCAATATTCTCTATGCCTTCATCGGCATATTTATCAAGCAAGGCGTCCAGTACCTTGCGCGCCTGTTCGCCGTACTGGCTGAATACATCACGCTTTCTGACCTGTTTGGCGCGCTCGGCACGAGTGAGTGGTGGCTGGTCAAAGGCCGTGTGGCAGATCATGTCGAAGATGTCCATTTCCTTACCGATGGCATCTTTGAGGTTTTCCAGCACGATTCCCTGCTCGGTAAGCTCGTCGATGATCGCCTGCTTTTTGTCTGCGCTACGCCATTTGCTAAGAAAATCATTCAGTGACTGGTATTGTTCACGAACCTTTTGACGGGTGTAGTCTTTCAGACTGCCGGTAATTAACTTGCCATTACCATCCATGTACTGAATACGTTCGTTGAGAATGGAAACATTGACGCCGTTAACGTAAAGCTTGCGCCGTGGTTCGCTAATGATGTCGCCGCCATCGATGATTTCTGGTGGTTCGGTTGGCGGCTCAAAGATGATCTCTTTACCTTCTTCATCGGTGATGGTATCTCCTTCGCTCGCCTCGTCTTCCGGGGTTTCAAATTCCTCATCCTCTCCCAGCTCTTTGACTCGCACCGGATCACCATCGAAGTCCGGGTCGGCAAACAAGTCGGTGACATTACGGAAATCAAGAATGGTGAAAAAGGTTTTGCCAAACTCTTCATTGATGCGGGTGCCACGCCCGATGATCTGCTTGAATTCGGTCATGGAACCGATGTTGCTATCGAGCACGATCAACTTGCAGGTTTGCGCATCGACTCCGGTGGTCATCAATTTGGATGTGGTGGCAATAACCGGGTAGCGCTCTTCGGGACTGATGAAGTTATCCAGTTCGCGCTTGCCTTCGTCATTATCACCGGTGATCTGCATTATGTACTTGGGGTTCTGCGCCATCAGGTCACTGTTTGCATTAGCCAGGGCTGAGCGCATGCGCTGAGCGTGGTCAATATCCACACAGAATACGATGGCTTTGTCGAAGCGGTTAGTTTTTTTCAGATACTCACTGATTTTTTGGGCCACTGCTTCCGTGCGTTCGTCGATCACCAGGTTTTTGTCGAAATCCTTACGGTTGTATATGCGGTCATCCACCAACTGGCCGCTTTTATCTGTTTTGCCCGCCTCAGGCCGCCACCCTTCAAGATCGACATTGAGGCCTACGCGTAACACCTTGTAAGGGGCCAGAAAGCCATCCTGTATGCCTTGCTTGAGTGAATAGATATAGATTGGATCGCCAAAGTATTCAGTGCTTGAAACGGTTTCGGTTTCCCTGGGCGTTGCTGTCAGGCCAATGTGAGTTGCAGTTTTGAAATAATCGAGGATTTCGCGCCATGCGCTATCTTCCGACGCACTTCCACGGTGGCACTCGTCGATGACAATCAGATCAAAAAAATCGGGGCTGAATTCCCGGAAAGCATCCTTGTCCTCATTGTAACTGGTGAGCCCTTGATACAACGCCAAATAGATTTCGTAGGATTTATCGATTTTCTTATTTTTAATAACCGTCATTTTGTCTTTGAAATGCCGGAAGTCGCCACGGCGCGTTTGGTCAATCAAGGCGTTGCGGTCCGCCAGAAACAGGATGCGTTTTTTAGCGCCAGCTTTCCAGAGGCGGTGAATGATCTGGAAGGCGGTGTAGGTTTTGCCGGTGCCGGTGGCCATAGTCAGCAAGACACGCTCCTGGCCATTGGCAACGGCCTCCACTGTGCGGTTTATGGCGATTTGCTGGTAGTAACGCGGGCTCCGGCTTGTGCCGTCAAAGAAGTAATCCTGTGCGCTGATACGCTCAGCCTCTGGTGTGGCGATGCCCTTATAGCGCTTATAGCGCTCCCAGAGTTGTTCCGGAGTTGGAAATTCACTCAACGAGATTTCACGCTCAATGCTGCCGCTGAGGGCAGTGCGGTCATGCTCGTAGAAACCATCGCCGTTACTGCTGTACACCGTGGGAATATCAAGAATGGTGGCGTAATCCAACCCCTGCTGAATGCCCGCCATCACCGTTTGCCCATTGTCTTTGGCCTCGATGATGGCGACTGGAATGTTTGGCTTGTAATAAAGAACGTAGTCCGCCCGCTTGCGCTTGCCCCGGGTTGTCAGGTTGCCCTTCACATAGATACGGCCATCGGTGAAGCTCACTTCTTCGCGAACCTGCTTCTGCATGTCCCAGCCCGCCTGTTCCAGCGCCGGTGTAATGAACTTGGTGCAGATGTCACGCTCTGATAAGTCCTTTTTATTCGTCATCTGATGGTCGAGTCCTTGGGTTTATTCGGCCATGGGTGGGCGTAAAGGCACAATAACCATGTTCAGGGGCTTAAGAGAGATCTTAAAAGCCTACGGTCACGTAGTCACTCACCTACAACTTTTATGGTGGCGGGGATAGGTTGTGTCGGTTCAGGGGATTGACGTCAATTAGAAATTGCCAGCATAGCGGGCTTTATATAGGAATTCAGGTTGCGTTGGCAGTGTCAATCCAGAACCGTAAGGTCATACCAAGCCATCCGATACCTAATCCGCGTTGCCACCACCAACCACACCACCAGCATCCGATTTACCGAGCTCTGCTAGGGGATTGACTTCGTGCAGGTTTGCATTCGAGTTGTCTGTTTGGCCGGAGCTTTTATCTCGATTGAGGCACTCAACGCAAACCTCAGCAATTGTCGGATTGAACGCCCGCCTATAGCCGCTTATCCAAGTAATGAATCGGCCGGTAATTCTGAGACGCCTATGACCGCCCACCTTTGGCTCGCTGCCTGTCGCGAAACCCTTTTGAAGGGGCCGTCCAACGCCGCGAGCCGAAAGCCGAGTTCGTACTGATCTCGGTGTACAGGTCAACGGCCAAGCAAAACGGTTGGAAAACCGTCCCCCGCCACCCTTTGGCTGGCGACTCTATTCAGTTACTCGATTACGAACAGGGATTTGAAGCTATCGAGTGGGGCGTGATGAATAGTCGCGAATACCAAGACCCACACTGCAAGAGCATCTGCATGGCGGAATGTCTCGCGCCCGGAATTGTTAAAACCGCTGAGTTCTTCAAAATCTTCACACCAAATGAAGAAGTAGATGCGCTTTGCTTGGCAAAGATGCAGGCGGCCGGTGTTAAGGTGCTCACGGGCGTGAACCAGAGAATGTTTTATCAATGAACTACACCAACCTGAATCCAGAGAAGGCTCTGATTTGGCGTATCGTCCATCGCGATAACCTGCCCTGGATTCTGGATAACGGTCTGCGTTGCGCGAACTCGGAAGTACAGGCACCTCAGTACGTGAACATCGGCAACGTCGACTTGATCGACAAACGCCGTTCACGCCAGGTGCCTATCGCACCCGAAGGCGTTCTGGCCGACTACGTGCCCTTCTACTTCACGCCCTTCTCGGTAATGATGCAGAACATTCATTCAGGCTGGAGCGTTCAGCAACGCACCAACGACGAGATCGTCATTCTCGTCTCCAGCCTTTATCGCGTTTTAGAGCTGGGCCTACCGTTTGTCTTCACAAACGCACATGCCTACCCAAATTGGACAGACTATTACAGCGATCTGGCGGATCTCGACCGGATCGACTGGTGTATCCTTCAACGACGCGACTTCAAGCGCGATCCTGATGATCCTCGCAAAATGGAGCGTTATCAGGCTGAGGCACTGATTCACCATCACTTACCGATTACGGGACTACTGGGCATCGTGTGCCACAACGATGCAATGAAAGTACGCATAGAAGCAGACGTTGCCGCTAGAGGCCTGACGTTGCCAGTCCATGCGCGCCCCAAATGGTATTTCCAATGATCAGATTTACCCAAGGCAACCTTCTGGAAGCCAAGACCGAAGCCCTCGTTAACACGGTGAACACCGTGGGTGTGATGGGAAAAGGCATCGCTTTGATGTTCAAAGAACGCTTTGCGCAGAATTACCGACTGTATGCAGCCGCGTGCAAGGCTGGTGAAGTGGAAACCGGCAAGATGCATGTGACGGCCACCAATGAACTCGATGGCCCACGCTGGATCGTGAACTTCCCTACCAAGCGTCATTGGCGCTCTCCGTCGCAAATGGCGTGGATAATCGAGGGACTGCATGATCTGCGTCGCTTCTTGATAGAAAACGATGTGAAGTCCGTTGCCGTCCCGCCGCTAGGTGCTGGTAATGGTGGGTTGAAGTGGCCTGAAGTGCGTGAGCAAATCGTTGAGGTGCTGGACGATCTGGATGTGGATGTATTGGTGTTCGAACCCTCCAATCAGTACCTGAATGTCGCTAAACGCAACGGAGTTGAGCAACTCACTCCGGCACGGGCGCTGATTGCAGAACTGGTTCGACGCTATTGGGTTCTGGGCATGGAATGCAGCCTGCTCGAGATTCAGAAACTGGCCTGGTTTCTTGAGCGCGCAATCGTGAAACTTCCCAATACTGAGAACCCGCTGGATCTCAAATTCGTTGCTGGTAAATTCGGCCCGTACGCCAATCGATTAGAACATCTGCTCAACAATCTGGACGGAAGCTATCTACATTGCGACAAGCGCATCAGTGATGCCGGAATCACCGATGTAATTTGGTTTGATCAAGATCGCAAAGCCTTCTTGCAGACCTACCTCAAGACTGAAGCCAAGGAATACTCCCAAGCTTTAGAGCGCACGGCTGAATTGATTGATGGCTTTGAATCACCTTTTGGCATGGAGTTGCTCGCGACTGTCGACTGGTTGCTGATTCATGATGGTGTTGCGCCAACCCTTCCAGCTTTACGCGAAGCGCTGATGAATTGGGAGGGTGGCTCCAGTGCTGCGGCGCGGAAAAACAAACTATTTGACGATCAAGCTCTGGGGATTGCAATCGAACGCCTGACTTCCAGCAGCTTCAGTCCAAACATAGCGGCCTGACGCTAGAGCGAGACAGGGCAATTGCTGCTTCACAATTGCTCTGCTGCCCATTGCATGGTTTAGACAATCCTCAAGTCCACGCGCCAACACTTGCCAAACCCAACCCCCACAGTGCTAAATCCCGCCTCATAACCACCCCTTTTTACCCGCATCCCCGACCCCGGCCGGATTCCGGTATTGAGCCTCACGGGAATCCATGGAATGGCCCTGCATATCCCGACCCTGCTGGTCGTTTCCGTCTTCGTCTTCTTTTTGATGGGGCTGTTGACGCTGCACGCCTGGTATCGCGAAACCCGCGAGCCGCCGCTGGCCTACCTTGGCAGCATGATGCTGTTGGGCGCGCTGGGCGTGGTGCTGGTGAGTTGGCGGGATCGCGGGGTGGATTTCGTTCCGATCATCTTCGGCAACATTGTTCTGTTGCTCAGCGCCGCGATGAACTGGACGGCCATGCGCACGCTGATGGGTCGCAAACCTTACCTGCCGGGCATTTTGGCGGGTTCTGTGGTCTGGCTGCTGTTGTGCCTGATGCCCGCCTTTTACGACTCGATGGCGAATCGAGTGCTGATCTACTCTCTGCTGGCATTCGGGTATGGCGTGCTGACGACATTGGAACTCTGGCGCAACCGTCACAGCCTGGACATTGCGTTCATGCCGGCGTTGGTGCTGACTGTTTTGCACACCATTTTTTATGCGGTGCGCAGCGCGACCGATGACGGGCTGCCGGTGACCAAAGCCTTGCTGGGCAGTGGCGAAGGCGTGCCGTTTTTCTCGTTCATGCTGTTCGAGTCGATGTTGTATGTCATCGGCATTGCTTACATCACCTTGGCGATGGTCAAGGAACGCGCCGAACTCAAGCTCAAGGCCGCGGCGTTCAGCGATCCGTTGACCGGCATAGGCAATCGTCGCGCGTTCATGCAGCACGCCAGTCACTTGCTGGACGGCTGTCAGCAGCGGGCCGAACCGGCGGCGTTGCTCCTTTGCGATCTGGATCACTTCAAGCGTTTGAACGACACCTACGGCCATCCTGTCGGCGATCAAGCGTTGATTGCGTTCAGCGAAGTCCTGATGAAAAGCGTGCGCAAAGAGGATGTGTTCGGCCGCATCGGTGGCGAGGAGTTTGCCTGTCTGCTCTGCGCATGCGATGAGCAGACTGCACTGGAGATTGCCGAGCGAATCCGTCTCTCCTTCGCCCGGCTCTCCATCCTGGAACCGGGGCTGCTCAGCGTCAGTATCGGCGTGGTCACCACCCGTGAGTCGGGTTACGACCTGTCGCGCCTGCTGTCGGAGGCGGATCAGGCGCTGTACGGTGCCAAGCATCAGGGGCGCAACCGTGTTCAGACGTTGCGCTCGTTGTATCTGGGTCTAGCGTAAAAACCCTTTTAACTAGCCGTCCAACGCAGCTGGCCGGGTTATAAATCAGAGAAACGCTCCACAAGGAAGTTAGCAATTGATCCCCCACACTCCGAGCTCACAACTGAAATCCGTTGCCGCAACCACCCTGTACCTTTGCTTGACCGGATGTGTCGGGGTAGGCATCTCCCTGCCAGAAAAAGTCACACTGAAAACCGACGCTTACAGAGCGCAAAGCTACCGCTCAATCACCCCGCAAATCACCCGGACAGCAACATCGGCACCCACCCGCGAATGGTGCGGAATCACTGTCTGGGCGCTGGTGATTCCGGTGCCGTTGAAGCTGCCGGTTTGCCACTCGTACTCCGAGCAATCCTTCGGCAGTGACGAGTTCGGGAGGGAGACTGTTTTGCTCAACACCCGACAATCAGTGCCATCCCCGCTCTACGCCTGTGGCCCACTGATGGTGCTGGGGCCGATCGTTCACGGTTACGAAGGTAATGCGCTGTGCGGTGTTTTTCCTGACTGATCCGTTGATTCACGGATAACTGAACGACTTCACCAGCGTCAGCTCCCCCACCGCGCGCATCGGTACGAGGAAAGTCTCCATCTTCTCGCTCGGCGTGCCTTCCTCGGTAATCACCGTGACCTGCGCGGTGGTCAGCGGTTGCACCGCCTCATCACCGCCATCCTCGTCGCCGCGATAGCCGCCGCCGTAGTAATTCACATACACCAGATACTGGCCCTTGATCGGCGCTGGCATGGCGAAGATTTCCGGGCCGTAACCGGTGGTGACGTCGACGTCGAGCGCGGCACCGTTAGGCGCGACGCGGTTGCCGTACCAGATGTGTGCGCCGTCGGGGGTGACGAGGTGCAGATCGAGGTCGGTGCCGTCGCTGTCCCATGACAGCAGCACGCGCAGTTTCGCCGGGGTGGCGCCGCCGCTGGTGTTGAGGAACTGCGTGCGATGGCGTTGCTGGCCGTCGGGGCTGCGCACTTCGACGCTGTTGCTGCCGTTGGGGAAGGAGAACGGGCGATCAAAGCGGCCGCTGTCATCGATTTTCAGCGGCATGCTGACGCCGTTGACGATCAATCGCCCGGGCTCATTGCTCTTCGGTGTGGCTTTGATCTGGCCGCTGATGCGTGCGGTGTTGGCCTGGCCGACCGGGGTGTTGACCGAGGAGGCCGGGTAGTTGACGGTCTGGCGAAAGCTTTCGCCCTCGCCTTCCGGTGCGCCACTGCGCCAGCCGCCGACCGGGGTGTCGAGTTTGACGCTGTCGGCGGCCATCGCCGGCGCTAGCGCGGTCAACGTGCAGAGCAGCAGCAAGACCTGTGGATAACGAAGTGTCATGGTCTATTCCAGCAAAAGGTGACGGGCAAGCCCTTCGATGTAGGTTTCATCCTGGCCGTTGGGGTGTGCTTCAAAGGCCAGGTGCAGATATTCGTGGGTCAGGTCGAGGCGATCCTGCAGGCTCAGTACGCCGCGCACGTAGATGCGTTGGCGTTCGCGGTCGACGAAGGGCCGGCCGAAGGCGAGTTTGCACACGGCGAATGTGCTGACTTCGTTGTAGCCGGTTTCGCTTTCCAGCTTCGGGCGCCAGCCGCGACGTTGTTTTTGCAGCCAGTCTTGCGCGGCGGGCAGCGCTTCGCAGGAAGCCACCGGGTTGTCCCAACGGCTGAGGCTGGCGCGCGGATAGGCGTGCAGCAGAATCGCGTCGTAGCGCTGGCCGGCATTGGCTTGCTCGACGGCGTGCTGCCAGGCGAGTTTGTCCGGGCCGGGTTGATCGGAGTGATAGGTGACGGCGCTGCCGGCCAATACCAGGTCTGCCGTCCATGCAGCGATGTCGCGAGATGCGGCAGAGGCCGGGCGCGGTGCGACGCGTTGCCGAGTGCTGCTGTCGTCGATGCTCAGGCAATCGCCGTTGCGCGTGGCGTTTTGCAGCAAATACGTGCGAATCGCTACGGCGAGGGCTTTGGCCGCTTCGGCGGGTTCAGGTTTGGCTTCGCGCTCCAGCACTCGGGCGACGTACTCTTCGCGATCCAGCCTTGCGACGAGTTTGTCGTTGAGCAGAAAAAGTTCGCCGTCGCTGTGGATATCCAGCGCATTACCGTTGGCGAATTCGACGCGATAGTCGCCCTGCAACGGGCCGGAAGTAGCCACCCGCTCGCCAGTCAAAACCCGCGTAACCGGATAGCGCGAGAACAACCCGACTTCAACACAACGCCCCGCTTCCGCCGGCCATGCCGCTGGCAATACAGTCGCCAGTGCCTGACCGTAATGGCGCAAAACCATCTGACTGGTGCCACGCCCGCCTGCCCAGACCGGCGAGCCATCCGCCGTCCAACCGGCAAATCCACCTTGCCGCGATTGCGCATCCTGATCGCCGAGCCAACTCCAGGTTTTCACCCGCAGACGCCCGCCCAGTTCACCGACAACATTGCCGTCAGCCGCGTTCAGCACCACATCGAGCAGCACTCGACGCGCCTGATCCTGCGCCGGCAAAGTGGCCAAGACTTTCAGCAACTCGACCACGGAGACGCGTTGCGCCGGTTGCACCGAAGGCAAATCCAGCAGCCACAACGGCGCCTGTCGCGCCTGCCAATACGTTCGCCAATCCGCCGCCGCAATGCCCAACCGCGCGGGTTCGAAATACAAACCGCAGGATTTCACCAGCGCCTGATCACGCTCGATCCTGCCGCCCGCCGCGCAGCAATAAACCTCTTCCTTCGATTGCCCGCGACATTCATACGCCGGTTCCCGCGCGCCGGTATCCATCAGCCATGCGTAAACGAACAACTTCCACAGGCTGCCCAGCGGCGTATCCAGCGAAGACGGTAACGGTTCACGGGCGATCAGTTGTGTCTGATTCAGCGACAACAACTCGCCCTTATAGGCCACGCGCAACGGCTCATCCTGCGCCGTCGCCAGCGCAGGAATCACACACATCAGCAGCCACAGCAGCGGCCGGCTCATGTCAGTTGACCGTGACCTGACCAAGGGCGGCTTTCGCTTCCTGGGCCTGATGCTGCGGCGCGTACACCTGGGTGAAGCGCACCGGCGGCAGGTTGAACTGGCCTTTCTGCGAGAAGCGCACCAGATGGCGCAAGCGCAATTCGCCGCTCAGGGCATCGACCGGCACGGCGTAGGCCAACTGGCCCGGTTCGAAACGCGCCTTCTCCAGCGCCGTCGGCTCGGTGCCGTCCTTGCCCTGCAACTTGATGCCCCACGTTGTGCGCTCGACATCGGCGCCCGGTGGCAGCGGCACTTCAAGCATGCCGTAGCGCAGCGGTTTCGGCGCTTTGCTGGTGAGGATCACTTCGTCCAGATACAGGCTGTCGCTGGACAGCGGTTTGCTCCCGACCGGCTCCAGTTTGAACGTGAATGCTTCATCGCCCGGCACCAGTCGCGACAGGCGACGGGTGATGGTCACGGCCATCGGATCGACCGGTGGTTGCTGAGTCTGGAAGCTCAGCGCCGCACGCAGCGGACGTTCTTGCGTGCCCGACACGGTCAGCACACTCGGCACTGGCGTGACGCCTTGCCAGGTCCAGTACATCTCGCCGCTGGCACCGTAGTTTTTCTTCCAGCCTTCACCCGGCGTCAGGGCGATGGTCGGCGAAGCCTGGGCGATGCTGCGTTGCAGCCAGGTCAGCGCCAGCGCACGTTCCAAGGTCGATTGCTGCGGCAACAGTCGTTGCAGCAGCGCTTGCGCACGTGCCTGATCGAACGGTTGCAGCGACAGGTTCAGCGCTTCGGCAAACGGCTGCGAACTGACCGACAGACGCTGTTGCGCAGCAGTCACCTGACGATTGAACGCTTCCGGCAAGGCCACTTTCGACTGCGTGGCCAACGAAGCGGTCAGCACCCGCGCCGCTGCCAGACCGAGCGCCGAATCCGGATCGCTCATTACCAGACTGTCCTGACCATCGTCCATCAGTGTCTCGGCGTTGCCTTCACCAGCCTTGGCCAGATCGTCCATCAAACCACTGAGCAGCGTGTTCACCGGCAGATGCATCTGCTTGGCGAACGACAGAATCAACGCCCGTTGCAGCAACGGTGTGTTCGGCGCTTGCTTGGCGTAAACCTCCAGCACGCGCTGCCAGTGTTCCGGCGGCAAGCTCAGCTCCAGCACTTGGCTGGCATTGAAGTCGGCGTAGTAGGCGTAAGCGGTGAGGAACGCATCTGGCTCACCGTCGTAACCCCACCAGGTGAAGCTCGCCGATGGCCCGGCCATTTGCACCAGGCGCAAACGGCTGTTCTGCATGATCAGGCGCAAGCGATCGCGGATCTGCGGGTTCGACGCCAGCGATGGATAAGCAATGCTCAACGGCAACAGACGGCTGGCCGTCTGCTCGACGCCGCCATATGGATAGCTGAGCAGATCATCGAGTGCCGAGCGGAACAACGCTTGCGGACTGTCATCCAGGCGCAGGCGAATATCCGTAGCATCTGCCGGCAGACTCAGCGCGATATCGCCGCTGGCGACATCGAGGTTTTGCGTCTGCGTCACTTGCCAACCATCACCGGTCGCACTCAGGCGCACGGCGAGGGAGTCGGCGGTTTTACCGTCCTGTACCAGTTCGGCCGTCCACTCGCCAGAAGCCAAGGCGAATGCCGGCAGCGGCAGGTAATTGATGCGGTTGTTCAGGGTCACCGGCAGTCGCTGCTCGGCGCCAGCGTAGTGGGTGACCAGTTCAGCTTTCACCGGTTTCTCGGCCTGACTGAAGGCGAACACACCGAGTTGCGGCTGATCGCCTTTGCGGAATTTGCTTGGGCCGCTCCACTTCAGGTACAGCGGTTTTTCCGAACGCACGAACTGCTTCTTCTGCCCGACCTGACCGTCATCGGCGATGGCGCGGGCGGTGATGCGCCAGCGGGTCAGCGAGTCCGGCATCTTGAAGGTGAAGCGGGTTTTGCCGTCGGCACCGGTCAACAACTCCGGCTGCCACGCGGCGGTGTCGACGTCTTCACGACGCGGACGCTCCAGCACTTTTACCCCACGTTCGCTGCGGTTGGCTTTGCCCGGTGCGCCGGGGCTGCCCGGCAACGCGACGTCGTAACTGATGAACGACAGACTGGCGCTGGTGCGCACGTTGTTACGGCGCGGGTGATAGAAGAACTGGTCGATGGTCGGCGCCACTTCCGGTTGCAGCGCATAGACCATTTCGTCGACGACGCTGACGGTCAGGTGCGCCGGGACTGCTTTGCCGGCGAACTGCGTGGTCAGGTCAACCGTGACCGTGTCGCCCGGCAGATACACCGCTTTGTCAGTGCTGATTGCTACGTCGATTTGCGGCGCGACAACCTTGATCCCGGCGTTCTGGAAGCTGTACTGCCCGCCCTTGGTGTACAGCACCGAGAAGGTCAGGTTCGGTGCGAAGTT from Pseudomonas helmanticensis includes:
- a CDS encoding restriction endonuclease subunit S; its protein translation is MKLVKLNALCDFEKGSTGLAKAEPGEYPLVTTGAERKTSNTYQFDTKAVCIPLVSSTGHGHASLKNVHYQEGKFALGSILVALTSKDESKLDIQFLHLYLSQLKDRVLVPLMSGAANVALSVKKIQGIEIPLPSIGRQLEIVEKFKSIVIEECELKAELTHQQFLLKKLRQQILHEAIEGKLTVEWRAQNPCVEPASELLERIGAEHAERDKGRRTNAQKQLPPMDGEEKPFELPSGWAWCRLGDLISISSGDGLISSQMNGGDIPVFGGNGINGYHDAYNTNEATVTIGRVGAYCGAVHLTPEYSWVTDNCFRVYFSKKNIDTEYILLHLKQMDLGRSSYKGAQPVISGKRVYPLLTQLPPFREQQAIVAKVEKLLKLCDQLETLLSRNQVYAKQLMQKVLKEAFSYHGEYEPSKCDSYGSEYAHD
- a CDS encoding N-6 DNA methylase, with the translated sequence MANVSGIVKSARKIMRQDTGTGSDELRILQLGWMLFLKIFSDKDKELELMDDNYISPIPADLHWDQWAGNDEGMTGDELLKFVDRKLFPTLSEIDLSNAKRRAVLVHEVFANNYNYMKSGIHLRQVINKLNEIDFNNSKDLHLFGQIYETFLSELQSAGTLGEFYTPRAITQFMTEMVNPAHGDTVLDPACGTGGFLTAVIEHLKATASNVAESEAIGNNVRGWEYKPLPYILANTNLILHDIVTPNIQFGDSLQRPLSEYTRKDRVEVIIANPPFGGVVSNNNENNFPQTYRTKESADLFLILMIHLLNNGGRAAIVLPDGSLTGDGVKQRIRQKLLEDCNLHTIVRLPNSVFQPYASVATNLLFFTKGEPTKNIWFYEHKLPEGYKAYSKTKPIELAEFDALKAWWINREVNEQAWQVNIDTIKADGYNLDINNPHRAKEDKQYSSTELLDLLHQSFANGDQLLDQLRRELV
- the hsdR gene encoding EcoAI/FtnUII family type I restriction enzme subunit R, translated to MTNKKDLSERDICTKFITPALEQAGWDMQKQVREEVSFTDGRIYVKGNLTTRGKRKRADYVLYYKPNIPVAIIEAKDNGQTVMAGIQQGLDYATILDIPTVYSSNGDGFYEHDRTALSGSIEREISLSEFPTPEQLWERYKRYKGIATPEAERISAQDYFFDGTSRSPRYYQQIAINRTVEAVANGQERVLLTMATGTGKTYTAFQIIHRLWKAGAKKRILFLADRNALIDQTRRGDFRHFKDKMTVIKNKKIDKSYEIYLALYQGLTSYNEDKDAFREFSPDFFDLIVIDECHRGSASEDSAWREILDYFKTATHIGLTATPRETETVSSTEYFGDPIYIYSLKQGIQDGFLAPYKVLRVGLNVDLEGWRPEAGKTDKSGQLVDDRIYNRKDFDKNLVIDERTEAVAQKISEYLKKTNRFDKAIVFCVDIDHAQRMRSALANANSDLMAQNPKYIMQITGDNDEGKRELDNFISPEERYPVIATTSKLMTTGVDAQTCKLIVLDSNIGSMTEFKQIIGRGTRINEEFGKTFFTILDFRNVTDLFADPDFDGDPVRVKELGEDEEFETPEDEASEGDTITDEEGKEIIFEPPTEPPEIIDGGDIISEPRRKLYVNGVNVSILNERIQYMDGNGKLITGSLKDYTRQKVREQYQSLNDFLSKWRSADKKQAIIDELTEQGIVLENLKDAIGKEMDIFDMICHTAFDQPPLTRAERAKQVRKRDVFSQYGEQARKVLDALLDKYADEGIENIEDIKVLKINPFDRFGTPTEIINLFGGKQNYLQALTQLEQALYQVA
- a CDS encoding DarT ssDNA thymidine ADP-ribosyltransferase family protein; this encodes MARCLSRNPFEGAVQRREPKAEFVLISVYRSTAKQNGWKTVPRHPLAGDSIQLLDYEQGFEAIEWGVMNSREYQDPHCKSICMAECLAPGIVKTAEFFKIFTPNEEVDALCLAKMQAAGVKVLTGVNQRMFYQ